In Collimonas arenae, a single genomic region encodes these proteins:
- a CDS encoding M48 family metallopeptidase translates to MTFFEQQHQARQETKKLVFLFALAVLAIVIAVNLAMALLWNFKFGGHHELMRSYPKGFFAINTLITLALIGGGTLIQTFNLRDGGDAVAQMAGGRLVSPATGDLQERRLLNVVEEMALASGIACPKVYLLEQEDSINAFAAGYNQNEAVVAVTRGTLNRLTRDELQGVVGHEFSHILNGDMRLNVHLIGVLFGIQMIAGFGQQLMNFGRFSSSSRDDKGPPWQLIMLFAGLALFVVGYIGIFFGRVIKSAVSRQREFLADASAVQFTRNPEGIGGALRKIGGLTDGKKIGSQINHPNAEQLSHLFLGSARPNLLDGWFATHPPLTERLKRIYGRSMSPLEAPELSTPYAETTERLADLPFAAAGFASAVASTSMPAPVTVSGAAATPSLEFGNSSGMKSPLSPQLDGAVRDPAGACAVVYALLLGEGAERDTQLAILKKETPQQAALTTFLAEAVAQLPLSARLPLVDLAAPALRQLAQADRDRLLAIVEQLIAADSRITLAEFVLQTVLTRRLAPRAGRLVPIRFNRLSDLSADVALLLSLVAHVAVPAGRTDVTAARLTAFLRGAAACPELKLASHDYCDGATLSFPRVRQALDNVNQLAPLAKPQLVKALLAAADGGEALQISSADILRAICAGIEAPIPPAVAATYQAYPWQFDN, encoded by the coding sequence ATGACCTTCTTTGAACAGCAGCACCAGGCGCGACAGGAGACCAAGAAACTGGTATTCCTGTTCGCGCTGGCAGTCCTCGCCATCGTTATCGCCGTCAACCTGGCGATGGCACTACTGTGGAATTTCAAGTTCGGCGGCCATCATGAATTGATGCGCAGCTATCCCAAGGGTTTCTTCGCCATCAATACCCTGATCACGCTGGCGTTGATCGGCGGCGGCACCCTGATCCAGACGTTCAATTTGCGCGACGGCGGCGACGCCGTGGCGCAGATGGCTGGCGGCCGCCTGGTCTCGCCTGCCACCGGCGACCTGCAAGAACGCCGATTGCTCAACGTCGTAGAGGAAATGGCGCTGGCTTCCGGCATCGCCTGTCCCAAGGTTTATCTGCTGGAACAAGAAGATTCAATCAACGCCTTTGCCGCTGGCTACAACCAGAATGAAGCGGTGGTTGCGGTTACGCGCGGCACCCTCAACCGGCTCACGCGCGATGAGTTGCAAGGCGTGGTCGGCCACGAATTCAGTCATATCCTGAATGGCGACATGCGTTTGAATGTACATCTGATCGGCGTCTTGTTCGGCATCCAGATGATTGCCGGCTTTGGCCAGCAACTGATGAATTTCGGCAGATTTTCATCTAGTAGCCGCGACGACAAAGGACCGCCGTGGCAGCTAATCATGCTGTTTGCTGGCCTGGCACTGTTCGTGGTTGGCTATATCGGCATCTTCTTCGGCCGCGTGATCAAATCTGCGGTGTCGCGCCAGCGCGAATTTCTGGCCGATGCCAGCGCAGTGCAATTCACCCGTAATCCGGAAGGCATCGGCGGCGCCTTGCGCAAGATAGGCGGCCTTACCGATGGCAAAAAAATCGGCTCGCAGATCAATCACCCCAACGCAGAACAGCTGTCGCATCTGTTTCTCGGCAGCGCCCGCCCCAATCTGCTGGACGGCTGGTTCGCCACCCATCCGCCACTGACTGAACGCCTGAAACGAATTTACGGCAGAAGCATGTCGCCGCTGGAAGCGCCTGAACTGTCCACGCCTTATGCCGAAACCACTGAACGTCTGGCGGACTTGCCGTTTGCCGCCGCCGGCTTTGCCAGCGCCGTCGCATCGACTAGCATGCCCGCTCCAGTTACTGTATCCGGCGCAGCAGCAACACCTTCGCTTGAATTCGGTAACAGCAGCGGCATGAAATCTCCTTTGTCGCCGCAACTCGATGGCGCGGTGCGCGATCCGGCTGGCGCTTGCGCCGTCGTGTATGCGTTGTTGCTGGGTGAAGGCGCAGAACGCGATACACAACTGGCCATCCTCAAGAAGGAAACGCCGCAACAAGCTGCATTAACCACCTTCCTGGCCGAAGCTGTGGCCCAGCTGCCGCTCAGCGCCCGCCTGCCTTTGGTTGATCTTGCCGCGCCGGCGCTGCGGCAACTGGCGCAAGCCGACCGTGATCGCTTGCTAGCGATTGTCGAGCAACTTATCGCCGCCGACAGCCGTATCACGCTAGCCGAGTTTGTATTGCAGACCGTCCTCACGCGCCGCCTGGCGCCACGCGCCGGACGTCTGGTGCCGATCAGATTCAATCGGCTGTCGGACTTGAGCGCAGACGTCGCGCTGCTGCTATCACTGGTGGCCCACGTGGCAGTGCCGGCCGGCCGCACCGATGTGACCGCAGCGCGGCTGACCGCTTTCCTGCGCGGCGCTGCCGCCTGCCCTGAACTCAAGCTTGCCAGCCATGACTATTGCGACGGCGCGACGCTCAGCTTTCCGCGCGTCCGGCAGGCGCTGGACAACGTCAATCAGCTGGCGCCGCTCGCCAAGCCGCAACTGGTCAAGGCGCTGCTGGCAGCAGCCGATGGCGGCGAGGCCTTGCAGATTTCCAGCGCTGACATCTTACGCGCCATTTGCGCCGGCATCGAAGCACCGATCCCGCCTGCCGTTGCCGCCACCTATCAAGCCTATCCCTGGCAGTTCGATAATTAG
- a CDS encoding peroxiredoxin family protein has translation MQAQIENTAGKRLWIKLSAVAVVVALAVGGYMSMSNTHAAPDVSFTNLKGEQVSLKSMRGKVVMVNFWATSCTTCVAEMPQMVQTYNAYKDKGLDYVAVAMSYDQPNYVVNFVQTRSLPFQVTLDTQSKLADAFGDVRLTPTTFVIDKQGNIIKRYVGEPKFAELHALLDKALAT, from the coding sequence ATGCAAGCTCAAATTGAAAACACTGCTGGCAAGCGGCTCTGGATAAAACTGTCAGCCGTAGCCGTTGTGGTGGCGCTGGCGGTAGGCGGTTACATGTCGATGTCAAATACACATGCTGCGCCCGATGTCAGTTTCACCAATCTCAAAGGTGAACAAGTATCGCTGAAGAGCATGCGCGGAAAAGTCGTGATGGTGAATTTCTGGGCTACAAGTTGCACCACTTGCGTCGCGGAAATGCCGCAAATGGTGCAGACCTATAATGCCTACAAAGACAAGGGCCTGGATTATGTCGCTGTGGCGATGAGTTACGACCAGCCGAATTACGTCGTGAATTTCGTTCAGACCCGCAGCCTGCCGTTTCAGGTCACGCTGGATACGCAAAGCAAGCTGGCCGATGCCTTCGGCGACGTCAGGCTGACGCCGACTACCTTCGTCATCGACAAGCAAGGCAATATCATCAAGCGCTACGTAGGCGAGCCCAAGTTCGCCGAGTTGCATGCACTACTAGACAAGGCATTAGCAACATAA
- a CDS encoding winged helix DNA-binding protein, whose product MNVAAPKILSSAHLASESSVELSELEYALIIAGNAFNRWMSRCMSAAGVKDMTPVEVSLLHHVCHRERKKSLADICFVLNIEDTHIASYALKKLVKAGYIQSEKVGKEAYFSATEEGYALCLKYREMREECLITVLSDTGLSNQALGDAAKLLRTASGLYDTASRGATSR is encoded by the coding sequence ATGAACGTTGCCGCACCTAAAATCCTGTCTTCCGCACATCTGGCTTCGGAAAGCAGCGTCGAATTGTCTGAACTTGAATATGCCTTGATTATTGCGGGTAATGCGTTCAATCGCTGGATGTCGCGCTGCATGTCTGCCGCCGGGGTCAAGGATATGACACCAGTCGAAGTTTCTTTGTTGCACCATGTGTGCCACCGCGAACGTAAGAAAAGCCTGGCCGACATTTGCTTCGTGCTCAATATCGAGGATACACACATTGCCAGTTATGCTCTGAAAAAACTGGTGAAGGCGGGCTATATACAAAGCGAGAAAGTCGGCAAGGAAGCTTATTTTTCCGCCACCGAGGAAGGTTATGCGCTCTGTCTCAAATACCGTGAAATGCGCGAAGAGTGCCTGATCACCGTGCTGTCCGATACCGGTCTCTCGAATCAGGCGCTGGGCGATGCGGCGAAATTGCTGCGCACGGCCTCCGGCTTGTACGACACCGCTTCGCGTGGCGCGACTTCGAGGTAG
- the pxpB gene encoding 5-oxoprolinase subunit PxpB, with product MTQPVIQALGENALILNTGANATLECQQRLWAIAAKATHWPYVSDVVPGMNNLTILFDPLATDGAQLAEKLQTAWDADLISQKAGRKIEIPVIYGGDSGPDLEQVAIHTGLSPAEIVKRHTAAEYIVYFIGFQPGFPYLGGLDPKLATPRRSEPRLVVPAGSVGIGGSQTGIYPAASPGGWQLIGRSELQLFDPGFNPPTLLQPGDRVRFVASEVLA from the coding sequence ATGACTCAACCCGTCATACAAGCTCTTGGCGAAAATGCTCTGATATTGAACACCGGAGCCAACGCCACTCTCGAATGCCAGCAACGCCTGTGGGCGATCGCGGCCAAGGCGACGCATTGGCCGTACGTGAGCGATGTGGTGCCTGGCATGAATAACCTGACCATCCTGTTCGACCCGCTGGCGACCGACGGCGCGCAACTGGCCGAGAAACTCCAGACCGCCTGGGATGCAGATCTGATCAGCCAGAAGGCTGGCAGGAAAATCGAGATTCCCGTGATATATGGCGGCGACAGCGGCCCCGACCTGGAGCAGGTAGCGATTCACACTGGCCTGTCGCCGGCGGAAATCGTCAAGCGCCACACGGCGGCTGAATACATTGTCTATTTCATCGGCTTCCAGCCTGGTTTCCCCTATCTCGGCGGACTTGATCCCAAACTGGCGACGCCGCGCCGCAGCGAGCCTCGCCTGGTTGTGCCTGCCGGCTCGGTGGGCATCGGCGGCAGCCAGACCGGGATCTATCCGGCGGCCTCGCCGGGCGGCTGGCAACTGATTGGCCGCAGCGAGCTGCAACTGTTCGATCCCGGCTTCAATCCGCCAACCTTGCTGCAACCCGGCGACCGCGTGCGTTTTGTCGCCAGCGAGGTGCTGGCATGA
- a CDS encoding biotin-dependent carboxyltransferase family protein, producing MIKIIRAGRINSVQDMGRNGFRHLGICQSGALDRTALAIANLLVGNPRDCAAIEFTLGPCELEFTVDTRIALGGADFGATLAGRPLLPWWSVCARAGQILKLNAARHGMRTYLAVAGGINSAAQLGSRATDLQAGFGGHGGRALTEGDALSAGALDKPEAAVHTAPSFGVRAPSWYEPDDAESLAIRVIPGPEYGMFSVAAQKAFWNDHWTLTPQSNRMGFRLSGPELKIKKGGDLLSHGVLPGVIQVPPAGQPIVLMADAQTTGGYPKIGVVIGADLAKLAQLRFNRTLQFVETDATEARDALREEALYLQQIESAMHWLRPAK from the coding sequence ATGATCAAGATCATCCGCGCCGGCCGCATCAACTCGGTCCAGGACATGGGCCGCAACGGCTTTCGCCATCTCGGCATTTGCCAATCCGGCGCGCTGGACCGCACCGCGCTAGCCATCGCCAATCTGTTGGTGGGTAATCCGCGTGACTGCGCTGCCATCGAATTTACACTCGGTCCTTGCGAGCTGGAATTTACCGTCGACACCCGCATCGCCCTCGGCGGCGCCGATTTCGGCGCGACCCTGGCCGGCCGGCCGCTGCTGCCGTGGTGGAGTGTGTGCGCCCGCGCAGGCCAGATCCTCAAACTGAATGCGGCGCGCCACGGCATGCGTACCTACCTCGCAGTCGCTGGCGGCATCAACTCTGCGGCCCAGCTGGGTTCGCGCGCCACCGATTTGCAAGCAGGCTTCGGCGGCCACGGCGGTCGCGCACTGACGGAAGGCGACGCTCTCTCCGCCGGCGCGCTGGATAAGCCAGAGGCCGCGGTTCACACTGCCCCTTCATTTGGCGTACGCGCGCCATCCTGGTACGAACCCGACGATGCCGAATCGCTGGCGATCCGCGTTATCCCCGGCCCCGAATATGGCATGTTCAGCGTTGCTGCGCAAAAGGCGTTCTGGAACGATCACTGGACCTTGACGCCGCAAAGCAATCGCATGGGTTTCCGCCTGAGCGGACCTGAATTGAAAATAAAAAAAGGCGGCGACCTGCTATCGCATGGCGTACTGCCCGGCGTGATCCAGGTGCCGCCCGCAGGCCAGCCGATCGTGCTGATGGCGGATGCGCAGACCACCGGCGGTTATCCGAAGATCGGCGTCGTGATCGGGGCCGACCTGGCAAAGCTGGCGCAACTGCGCTTCAACCGTACTTTGCAATTCGTCGAAACCGACGCCACCGAGGCGCGCGACGCATTGCGCGAAGAAGCCTTGTATCTACAACAAATCGAATCCGCGATGCACTGGCTGCGTCCGGCCAAATGA
- the pxpA gene encoding 5-oxoprolinase subunit PxpA: protein MPRKDKSRQVDLNADLGEQDNGSDEALLALVSSANIACGWHAGSALMMQQCVRWAVAQGVAIGAHPSFPDRDNFGRTEMQLPANEIYSGVQYQIGALAAIAGAHGAQLAHVKPHGALYNMAARDADLADTIVAAIRDIDPSLALFGLAGSELIAAAHRAGLHAVEEVFADRGYMADGSLVKRGTPGALIEDEEQALAQTMHMIREGKVYAIDGSWAEVKADTVCLHGDGAHALAFARRIHGELTQQGIAIRAPQMSGGDTLFPLLG from the coding sequence ATGCCCAGAAAAGACAAATCACGGCAGGTAGATCTCAACGCCGATCTCGGCGAACAAGACAATGGCAGCGACGAAGCGCTGCTGGCGCTGGTCAGTTCAGCCAATATCGCTTGCGGCTGGCACGCCGGCAGCGCCCTGATGATGCAGCAATGCGTCAGATGGGCGGTAGCGCAAGGAGTCGCCATCGGCGCTCATCCGAGCTTTCCCGACCGCGACAATTTCGGCCGCACCGAAATGCAACTGCCTGCCAACGAAATCTATAGCGGTGTGCAGTACCAGATCGGTGCGCTGGCAGCTATTGCCGGCGCCCACGGTGCGCAGCTGGCGCACGTCAAGCCACATGGCGCGCTGTACAACATGGCCGCACGCGATGCGGATCTGGCAGACACCATCGTCGCCGCGATCCGCGATATCGATCCGTCGCTGGCGCTGTTCGGCCTGGCTGGCAGCGAACTGATCGCCGCCGCCCACCGCGCCGGCCTGCACGCGGTAGAAGAAGTATTTGCCGACCGCGGCTACATGGCCGACGGCAGCCTGGTCAAGCGCGGCACGCCGGGCGCGCTGATCGAAGATGAAGAACAGGCTCTGGCACAAACCATGCATATGATCCGCGAGGGCAAGGTATATGCAATTGACGGCAGCTGGGCAGAGGTCAAGGCCGATACCGTCTGCCTGCACGGCGACGGTGCGCATGCACTGGCTTTTGCACGGCGCATCCATGGCGAGCTTACGCAGCAAGGGATAGCGATTCGCGCCCCGCAGATGAGCGGCGGCGATACCTTGTTTCCTTTGCTCGGTTAA
- a CDS encoding DUF969 domain-containing protein, whose product MTVTELLPLIGIPIVVAGFALKFNPLLVVTVAGLATGLSVGMDPGTLLETFGEKFINSRSLAVYVLILPIIGLLESYGLKERAQDWISSLASATSARILMLYFVLRQGFGALGLTYIGGQAQTVRPLLAPMVEGAAAARHGDLPQHIRDKLRAHSAACDNIAVFFGEDIFIAFGAVLLMDAFLKENGIAGIEPLHLGLWAIPTALAALAIHMFRLVRLDASIQRDVDAWKKTNASNANEVTA is encoded by the coding sequence ATGACCGTAACGGAATTACTGCCGCTGATAGGCATACCCATTGTGGTGGCTGGTTTTGCGCTTAAATTCAACCCCCTTCTGGTAGTCACCGTGGCAGGGCTGGCGACCGGCCTTTCGGTCGGCATGGACCCCGGTACCTTGCTGGAAACCTTCGGCGAAAAATTCATCAACAGCCGTTCGCTGGCAGTCTATGTGCTGATCCTGCCGATCATCGGCCTGCTGGAAAGCTACGGTTTGAAAGAGCGTGCGCAAGACTGGATCTCCAGCCTGGCCAGCGCCACCTCCGCCCGTATCCTGATGTTGTATTTCGTGTTGCGCCAGGGTTTTGGTGCGCTCGGGCTCACCTACATCGGCGGCCAGGCACAAACCGTGCGGCCATTGCTGGCGCCGATGGTGGAAGGCGCTGCGGCAGCACGCCACGGCGACCTGCCGCAACACATACGCGACAAGCTGCGCGCCCACTCTGCTGCCTGCGACAACATCGCCGTGTTCTTCGGTGAAGATATTTTCATCGCCTTCGGCGCCGTGCTGCTGATGGACGCCTTCCTCAAGGAAAACGGCATCGCCGGCATCGAACCCTTGCATCTCGGCCTGTGGGCTATCCCGACCGCTCTCGCTGCGCTCGCCATCCACATGTTCCGCCTGGTGCGACTGGATGCCAGCATCCAGCGCGACGTCGATGCATGGAAAAAAACCAACGCGTCCAACGCCAATGAGGTGACAGCATGA
- a CDS encoding DUF979 domain-containing protein, with protein MSALITINEIYYLIGVILMLLVGMTLRDKGNPKRVTTALFWFLFGSVFLFSDLLISTLGKPMAYRIVGVIVVLISLIAGCGLLSIGTYKQRNAEQRQASANKLGNWLFLPAILIPVVTVLCTVLLKDVAIGGMYILDQKQLTLAALCVGCICAILAGWKLTGGTPLHAVRESRRLLDSIGWASVLPQMLAMLGGVFVVAQTGKSVQEIVSLFVDPHNRFMLVVIYCVGMALFTMIMGNAFAAFPVLTAGIALPFLIVGQHADPAPLVTIGMLAGYCGTLMTPMGANYNIVPAALLELKDKYLVIKTQIPTALTLLVANIFLMYFLIFR; from the coding sequence ATGAGCGCACTGATCACCATCAACGAAATCTACTATCTGATCGGCGTCATCCTGATGCTGCTGGTCGGCATGACCCTGCGCGACAAGGGTAATCCCAAGCGCGTTACCACGGCGCTTTTCTGGTTCCTGTTCGGTTCGGTATTCCTGTTCAGCGACCTGCTGATCTCTACGCTTGGCAAGCCGATGGCGTATCGCATTGTCGGCGTGATTGTCGTGCTGATTTCGCTGATCGCCGGTTGCGGCCTGCTGTCGATCGGCACTTACAAACAGCGCAACGCCGAACAACGCCAGGCCTCAGCCAACAAGCTGGGTAACTGGCTGTTCCTGCCAGCGATACTGATCCCGGTAGTCACCGTACTGTGCACGGTGCTCCTGAAAGACGTCGCCATTGGCGGCATGTATATTCTCGACCAGAAGCAGCTGACCCTGGCCGCGCTATGCGTCGGTTGTATCTGCGCCATCCTTGCCGGCTGGAAGCTGACCGGCGGTACGCCGCTGCATGCTGTCCGCGAATCGCGCCGCTTGCTGGATTCGATCGGCTGGGCCTCGGTCCTGCCGCAAATGCTGGCGATGCTGGGCGGCGTGTTCGTCGTGGCCCAGACCGGCAAATCGGTGCAAGAAATCGTTAGCCTGTTCGTCGATCCGCACAACCGCTTCATGCTGGTGGTAATCTACTGCGTCGGCATGGCGCTGTTCACCATGATCATGGGCAACGCCTTTGCCGCCTTCCCGGTGCTGACCGCCGGCATCGCGCTGCCGTTTCTGATTGTCGGCCAGCACGCCGATCCGGCGCCACTGGTGACCATCGGCATGCTGGCAGGTTATTGCGGTACATTGATGACGCCGATGGGCGCCAACTACAACATCGTGCCGGCGGCATTGTTGGAGCTTAAAGATAAATACCTAGTGATCAAAACGCAAATCCCGACGGCGCTGACGCTGCTGGTCGCCAATATTTTCCTGATGTATTTCCTGATTTTCCGCTAA
- a CDS encoding DUF2891 domain-containing protein produces the protein MHLTLDQVSAFAALPLRSLRHEYPNHIMHALNGPQDVLSPRALHPVFYGCYDWHSAVHGYWLLARCARQYPTLPQQDNIAVLFDEHFTAANMQQERAYFQTPGRVSFERPYGWAWIMALAQELDTWQHPKAKIWLAAMEPLVAEIRSRVFSYFAKLSYAIRVGTHYNSAFALKLILDFARHRNDIELESAVVTASCRYFMGDSNYPAHYEPGGDEFLSAALTEALLMSDVLEPNVFPDWFAQYLPALGDIGRLMNPADVSDHSDPKIAHLNGLNLSRAWCMKRIARRLPESDPAGPILSAAARRHIEAGLPNVVSGEYAGEHWLATFAMLAMEAVN, from the coding sequence ATGCACCTCACTCTCGATCAGGTTTCGGCTTTTGCAGCCTTGCCGTTGCGCTCGCTGCGCCATGAATATCCGAACCACATCATGCATGCCCTCAACGGTCCGCAAGACGTGCTCTCGCCGCGTGCGCTGCATCCTGTGTTCTACGGCTGCTACGACTGGCATTCGGCGGTGCATGGCTATTGGCTGCTGGCGCGTTGCGCCAGGCAGTATCCCACGTTGCCGCAGCAGGACAACATCGCTGTGCTGTTCGATGAACACTTCACCGCCGCCAACATGCAACAGGAACGGGCTTACTTCCAGACGCCTGGGCGCGTATCGTTTGAACGCCCTTACGGCTGGGCCTGGATCATGGCATTAGCGCAAGAACTGGATACCTGGCAGCATCCCAAGGCAAAAATCTGGCTGGCAGCCATGGAGCCGCTGGTGGCAGAAATCCGCAGCCGCGTATTCAGTTACTTCGCCAAGCTCAGTTATGCGATCCGGGTTGGCACCCATTACAACAGCGCCTTCGCCTTGAAGCTGATCCTGGATTTCGCCCGTCACCGCAACGATATAGAACTGGAAAGCGCAGTGGTCACCGCATCCTGCCGCTATTTCATGGGCGACAGCAATTATCCGGCGCATTACGAGCCGGGCGGCGACGAATTCCTGTCGGCGGCGCTGACCGAAGCCTTGCTGATGTCGGATGTGCTGGAGCCGAATGTTTTCCCCGACTGGTTCGCCCAGTATCTGCCGGCATTGGGCGATATCGGCCGCCTGATGAATCCGGCCGACGTCAGCGATCATAGCGATCCCAAGATCGCCCACCTGAACGGCTTGAACCTGAGCCGCGCCTGGTGCATGAAACGGATTGCGCGACGCCTGCCGGAAAGCGATCCGGCGGGTCCTATCCTGAGCGCCGCGGCAAGACGCCATATCGAAGCCGGCCTGCCCAATGTGGTCAGCGGCGAATACGCCGGCGAGCATTGGCTGGCGACCTTCGCCATGCTGGCGATGGAAGCGGTCAACTAA
- the pcp gene encoding pyroglutamyl-peptidase I: MTTQNILLTGFEPFEQEPLNPSWEAVRALEGWQCQGAQVVARQLPCVFGKALEVLDQMLTEFKPALVICVGQAGGRSQLSLERVAINVDDARIADNAGRQPIDQPIYNDGPAAYFSTLPIKSMVKAMRAAGIPAEVSQTAGTFVCNHVFYGLLHQLTQHTPAIRGGFIHIPYIPSQAARHPGQPSLALDTVIEGLRTAIQSAMTLQQDVVEGGGQLH, from the coding sequence ATGACTACCCAAAATATCCTGTTAACCGGTTTCGAACCGTTCGAACAAGAACCGCTCAATCCTTCCTGGGAAGCGGTGCGTGCGCTTGAGGGCTGGCAATGCCAAGGCGCTCAGGTAGTGGCACGCCAGCTGCCTTGCGTGTTCGGCAAGGCATTGGAAGTATTGGACCAGATGCTCACGGAATTCAAGCCGGCGCTGGTGATATGCGTCGGCCAGGCCGGCGGCCGCAGCCAGTTGTCGCTGGAACGCGTTGCGATCAATGTCGACGATGCGCGGATTGCCGACAACGCCGGCCGCCAGCCGATCGACCAGCCTATCTACAATGACGGCCCCGCTGCCTATTTTTCGACCTTGCCCATCAAGAGCATGGTCAAGGCGATGCGTGCCGCCGGCATCCCGGCTGAAGTATCGCAAACCGCCGGCACCTTCGTTTGCAACCATGTGTTCTACGGCTTGCTGCATCAGCTGACGCAGCACACGCCGGCGATACGCGGCGGCTTTATCCACATCCCCTACATTCCATCGCAGGCGGCGCGTCATCCGGGCCAGCCAAGCCTGGCGCTGGACACCGTGATTGAAGGCTTGCGTACGGCAATCCAGAGCGCCATGACCTTGCAACAAGATGTCGTCGAAGGCGGCGGCCAGCTGCATTGA
- a CDS encoding F0F1 ATP synthase subunit epsilon, translating to MSETQVVVVSPEGELYAGSAGLVTLPGIEGSLGILPGHTPLLTRLRPGAVHIKRPSGEDDFIYVAGGYAEIQPHAVTILADTAIRGKDLDEAKATLARQKAEERLQNLHSDIDYALAQAELAQATAQLATLAQMRRGK from the coding sequence ATGTCGGAAACTCAAGTCGTCGTCGTTAGTCCGGAAGGCGAGCTGTACGCTGGCAGCGCCGGATTAGTCACCCTGCCGGGCATCGAAGGTTCGCTCGGCATCCTGCCCGGCCATACGCCGCTGCTGACGCGCCTGAGGCCGGGCGCAGTCCATATCAAACGCCCCAGCGGCGAAGACGATTTCATTTATGTCGCCGGCGGCTACGCCGAAATCCAGCCGCATGCCGTCACTATCCTGGCCGACACCGCAATCCGCGGCAAGGACCTGGACGAAGCCAAAGCCACCCTGGCGCGGCAGAAAGCCGAGGAACGTTTGCAAAACCTCCATTCGGATATCGACTATGCACTAGCGCAAGCGGAGCTGGCGCAAGCCACCGCACAACTCGCGACGTTGGCGCAAATGCGACGCGGAAAATAA
- a CDS encoding SH3 domain-containing protein, translating to MIRIRLIPLLAAACLVFPVAAMAQQAFTSKPVNLRAGPARDYPLVAQLAPGTPVSVAGCINGYSWCDVTLPDGNRGWVYAQNLNYPYQGNQVPLINYGSAIGLPIVVFSLGTYWGRYYRGRPWYGQQSHWAHRPHRPRPPAVRPPPRPHPRPPAILPGKPRPPGLGGGQRPPPNGIRPPSGRPPGGGRPPHGGNRPQPR from the coding sequence ATGATCCGCATCCGTTTGATTCCTCTACTTGCCGCCGCCTGCCTGGTTTTCCCTGTGGCAGCCATGGCGCAGCAGGCATTTACCAGCAAGCCTGTCAATTTGCGCGCCGGTCCGGCGCGCGACTATCCGCTGGTGGCCCAGCTTGCCCCGGGCACGCCGGTATCGGTGGCCGGTTGCATCAATGGTTATAGCTGGTGCGATGTCACTTTACCGGATGGCAATCGCGGCTGGGTTTATGCACAGAACCTGAATTATCCGTACCAGGGCAACCAGGTGCCGTTGATTAACTACGGTAGCGCCATCGGATTACCGATCGTCGTCTTTTCGTTGGGGACGTATTGGGGGCGGTATTATCGCGGCCGGCCGTGGTATGGCCAGCAGTCGCACTGGGCGCACCGGCCGCATCGTCCGCGGCCACCGGCAGTACGGCCGCCGCCAAGACCGCATCCGCGGCCGCCGGCGATCTTGCCAGGAAAGCCGCGTCCACCTGGATTAGGTGGTGGCCAGCGGCCGCCGCCAAACGGTATCAGGCCGCCAAGTGGCAGACCTCCGGGCGGAGGGCGTCCACCGCATGGCGGCAACCGGCCTCAGCCTCGCTGA